One window from the genome of Dehalococcoidales bacterium encodes:
- a CDS encoding universal stress protein, which translates to MKILLAVDGSAHAEIATRLLASLCLPSRTELGILTVVPEHTFLGGITLRKLNDAPTKNRVQQQKAIELLREIAQKVNTRHLKTESWVRWGNPAEEILKVSDEIGASLIILGAKGLTDQRTFRLGSVAQTMLKHARASILLARGRPDSDGQLTANIKETGTIKRALLATDGSRHSDMVANLLLDLALPRQSEVIVITALQSHITAWVKTPTLDFQTNQQLLIELQAAEENEARKITAEVEKRYQAKGYRTASLVIKGGAAESVLAASKKYKPDIIALGSRGLGGIESLLLGSVAERVARYAECSVLIGRSPR; encoded by the coding sequence ATGAAAATTCTTCTGGCTGTTGATGGCTCCGCCCATGCTGAAATCGCCACCAGGCTGCTAGCGTCTCTTTGTCTTCCCTCCCGGACCGAGCTCGGGATACTTACGGTAGTGCCGGAGCATACTTTCCTGGGGGGAATTACACTGCGCAAACTCAATGACGCTCCGACCAAGAACAGGGTACAGCAACAAAAAGCTATCGAACTACTCCGGGAGATAGCGCAAAAAGTCAATACTCGTCACCTCAAGACCGAGAGCTGGGTACGATGGGGAAACCCGGCGGAAGAGATACTGAAGGTAAGTGATGAAATTGGCGCCTCATTGATAATTCTGGGAGCCAAAGGACTGACTGACCAGCGTACTTTCCGTCTGGGCAGCGTTGCCCAGACCATGCTGAAACATGCCCGGGCCAGTATCCTGCTGGCCAGAGGAAGACCTGATAGTGACGGACAGCTTACCGCAAACATAAAGGAAACAGGTACCATCAAACGGGCCCTGCTGGCGACTGACGGTTCACGGCATTCGGATATGGTCGCCAATTTGCTACTGGACCTCGCCCTGCCACGGCAGAGCGAGGTCATTGTGATAACCGCTCTCCAGTCTCACATCACAGCCTGGGTTAAGACGCCGACGCTTGATTTTCAAACCAACCAGCAGCTACTAATCGAGCTCCAGGCAGCGGAAGAAAATGAAGCGCGGAAGATAACGGCGGAGGTAGAAAAGCGATACCAGGCTAAGGGATACCGGACGGCCTCATTAGTAATAAAAGGCGGCGCTGCCGAGTCCGTACTGGCAGCTTCCAAAAAGTACAAACCGGATATTATTGCGTTGGGCAGCAGGGGTCTTGGAGGCATTGAATCACTGCTTCTGGGTAGCGTGGCCGAAAGAGTAGCCAGATATGCCGAGTGCTCGGTACTAATCGGTCGCTCTCCGAGATGA
- a CDS encoding winged helix-turn-helix domain-containing protein, with product MSEWTFVTNHGLVMASIAKNPEKTAREIGDDVGITERTAHKIIMDLEREGYITKTKVGTRNIYHIHPNVPMRTADTAVGELLMVLGWKQRECQKATALKNQAN from the coding sequence ATGAGTGAATGGACTTTCGTTACGAATCACGGATTGGTAATGGCTTCTATCGCCAAGAACCCGGAAAAAACAGCCAGAGAGATTGGGGATGATGTCGGCATTACCGAGCGGACCGCCCACAAGATAATCATGGACCTTGAGAGAGAAGGGTATATTACCAAAACTAAAGTTGGCACCAGGAATATCTACCACATCCATCCCAATGTACCGATGAGAACGGCTGATACTGCCGTAGGGGAATTACTGATGGTGCTCGGCTGGAAACAGCGCGAATGTCAGAAAGCAACCGCGCTTAAGAATCAAGCTAACTGA